One Helianthus annuus cultivar XRQ/B unplaced genomic scaffold, HanXRQr2.0-SUNRISE HanXRQChr00c001, whole genome shotgun sequence genomic window carries:
- the LOC110891461 gene encoding probable receptor-like protein kinase At2g23200 yields the protein MTTTIAKFAHLQIPLEDVVKATDNFHHDNIIGRGGLGHVYKGQLQQSGELITISALRLDRKHGGGVVEFWTELSMLSDLKHPNIVSIVGFCDEKHEKIIVTTYEAKNGSLKEHLNSPNLTWTQRLKICVGVARALSYLHYDEGRGYGVIHLNVNSSTILLDENWEPKLSGFKVSIKQSLNRMDQVVLSEPIGTIGYIDPEIGKTKGVTCKSDIYAFGVVLFEILCGRIAYIRNDANRLLAPLVMQHYENETLPDIIHPDLKNQMSGYQISVRSLIIYSETAYSCLKEERSHRPYMLNIVNRLEKALEKALKFQPRLEYFVRPFLFFCFSLGL from the coding sequence ATAACATCATCGGACGCGGTGGATTGGGACATGTATACAAAGGACAACTCCAGCAGTCCGGGGAGTTGATCACGATTTCTGCGCTGAGGTTAGATCGTAAGCACGGTGGAGGAGTCGTCGAGTTCTGGACCGAACTTTCAATGCTTTCTGATCTCAAGCATCCAAATATAGTCTCTATTGTCGGATTTTGTGACGAAAAGCATGAGAAGATCATTGTGACCACGTATGAGGCCAAAAATGGAAGCCTCAAAGAGCATCTGAACAGCCCGAACCTCACGTGGACGCAAAGATTGAAGATATGTGTTGGCGTGGCTCGTGCTTTGAGTTACCTCCATTATGACGAGGGACGTGGTTATGGTGTTATACATCTTAACGTAAACAGCTCCACAATTTTATTAGACGAGAACTGGGAACCCAAGTTATCCGGTTTTAAAGTTTCCATCAAACAATCACTTAACCGAATGGACCAGGTCGTCCTTTCTGAACCTATTGGTACAATAGGGTATATTGACCCAGAAATTGGAAAGACCAAAGGTGTGACCTGCAAATCGGATATCTACGCATTCGGTGTTGTTTTATTCGAGATATTGTGTGGGAGAATAGCATATATTAGGAATGATGCTAATAGGTTACTAGCTCCATTGGTCATGCAACATTATGAAAACGAAACGTTGCCGGATATAATCCATCCCGATCTAAAGAATCAAATGTCCGGATACCAAATATCCGTAAGATCACTCATAATATACTCGGAAACGGCATATTCTTGCCTAAAGGAAGAGCGATCACATCGCCCATATATGCTCAATATTGTTAACAGACTTGAAAAAGCATTGGAGAAAGCATTGAAGTTTCAACCACGACTTGAATATTTTGTAAgaccttttttgtttttttgtttttctttaggCCTTTAG